Proteins encoded together in one Rhodospirillaceae bacterium window:
- a CDS encoding head decoration protein, with protein sequence MITRDITLISGQNLGRGALLGKITASGKYTLSLSASGDGSQVPCALLVHDTNATAGDQKTAIYESGEFNAAAIAIGAGHTIASVRDGLRDLGIHLKAIVPA encoded by the coding sequence ATCATCACCCGCGACATCACCTTGATCAGCGGCCAGAATCTGGGTCGCGGCGCGCTGCTCGGTAAGATCACGGCGAGCGGTAAGTATACCTTGTCGCTCTCGGCGTCGGGCGACGGCTCGCAGGTGCCGTGTGCTCTCTTGGTTCACGACACCAATGCCACTGCCGGCGATCAGAAGACCGCTATCTATGAGTCCGGCGAATTCAATGCCGCCGCGATCGCGATCGGCGCCGGTCATACCATCGCCTCCGTCCGTGACGGTCTGCGCGATCTCGGCATTCACCTCAAGGCGATCGTGCCGGCGTAA
- a CDS encoding phage tail assembly protein, whose product MSEEVESKPVTLKKPIRVGSTEIRELDVREPSMGDIEEAAKLSGNQVTVSIRLLEKLVFAPEFPDTPITAAMLRKLPLADGMALSKKVADFFPDDPATGETA is encoded by the coding sequence GTGAGCGAGGAAGTCGAAAGCAAACCGGTAACGCTGAAGAAGCCGATCCGGGTAGGCTCGACGGAAATTCGCGAGCTGGACGTCCGCGAGCCGTCGATGGGCGATATCGAGGAGGCGGCGAAGCTGAGCGGAAATCAGGTGACGGTTAGCATCCGCCTCCTGGAAAAGCTCGTCTTCGCGCCGGAATTCCCCGATACGCCGATTACGGCCGCGATGCTGCGGAAGCTGCCGCTTGCTGACGGGATGGCGCTCAGCAAGAAGGTGGCCGATTTTTTTCCCGACGACCCGGCGACTGGCGAGACCGCCTAG
- a CDS encoding phage tail sheath subtilisin-like domain-containing protein: MPISFDHIPANIRVPFFWAEVDNSQASYFQNQQRALLIGQKIGAAPAVLNQPVLVTSEDQAIALFGQGSHLARMMRLYRQNDTFGEVWCLPVGDGGSAVAATGTLTVTGTASAGGVIFLYIAGQLITVGVASGDTAAIVGTAIRDAINAVASLPVTATNVSGAVTVTAKHPGLAGNDIDLRLNWRGPAGGETLPAGIAVAVVAMASGSVAPALATGLDALGDELFDFVALAFSAATSLDAIRNEWSDEDIGRWSWARQIYGHVFAAKRGTVGALQTFGAGRNDPHVTVAGYHNSPTPPWEWAAAWAGQSAKSLRIDPARPLHTLALIGIIAPPMESRFVTTEKQTLLFSGVATWTVSTDGIVRIERSITTYQKNEHGQPDPSYLDIQTLFTLAYVLRFMRQAITQKFGRHKLANDGTNFGQGQAIVTPRIIRAELVAQYSALMSQGLVENIEAFKEHLIVERNPNDPNRVDVLYTPDLVNQLRIFAVNAQFRLQYPQAA; encoded by the coding sequence ATGCCGATTTCCTTTGACCATATCCCGGCAAATATCCGCGTGCCTTTCTTCTGGGCGGAAGTGGATAACAGCCAGGCGAGCTACTTCCAAAATCAGCAGCGCGCGCTGCTGATCGGCCAGAAGATCGGGGCTGCGCCGGCCGTGCTCAACCAGCCGGTGCTGGTGACGAGCGAGGATCAAGCCATTGCCCTCTTCGGTCAGGGTTCGCACCTTGCCCGCATGATGCGGCTCTACCGCCAGAACGACACCTTCGGTGAGGTCTGGTGCCTGCCGGTTGGCGACGGCGGTTCGGCGGTGGCGGCGACGGGCACCCTGACGGTGACTGGCACGGCCTCGGCCGGTGGCGTCATCTTCCTCTATATCGCTGGTCAGCTCATCACGGTGGGCGTCGCCAGTGGCGACACGGCGGCGATCGTCGGCACGGCGATCAGGGATGCCATCAATGCCGTTGCCTCTCTGCCCGTGACGGCGACGAATGTTTCAGGCGCGGTGACGGTGACGGCTAAGCATCCGGGCCTGGCCGGCAACGATATCGACCTCCGCCTCAATTGGCGCGGCCCGGCTGGCGGCGAGACGCTGCCCGCCGGCATCGCCGTTGCGGTGGTTGCGATGGCGTCCGGTTCGGTGGCACCGGCCCTGGCGACTGGCCTCGACGCTCTCGGCGACGAGCTCTTCGACTTCGTGGCGCTGGCGTTCTCGGCGGCGACGTCGCTGGACGCAATCCGAAACGAATGGAGCGACGAGGATATCGGGCGCTGGTCCTGGGCGCGGCAGATCTACGGCCACGTCTTCGCTGCCAAGCGGGGCACCGTGGGCGCGCTCCAGACGTTCGGCGCCGGCCGTAACGACCCGCATGTGACGGTGGCCGGCTACCACAATTCGCCGACGCCGCCTTGGGAGTGGGCGGCGGCCTGGGCCGGTCAGTCGGCGAAGTCGCTGCGCATCGATCCGGCTCGCCCGCTGCATACGCTGGCGCTCATTGGCATCATTGCGCCGCCGATGGAGAGCCGCTTCGTCACCACGGAGAAGCAGACTTTGCTTTTCTCCGGAGTCGCGACCTGGACGGTGAGCACGGACGGTATCGTTCGCATTGAGCGGTCGATCACGACCTATCAGAAGAACGAGCATGGTCAGCCCGACCCGTCATACCTGGACATCCAGACGCTGTTCACGCTGGCCTATGTCTTGCGGTTTATGCGGCAGGCGATCACGCAGAAGTTCGGCCGGCACAAACTTGCCAATGACGGAACGAACTTCGGTCAAGGTCAGGCCATCGTTACGCCGCGCATCATCCGCGCCGAGCTGGTCGCTCAGTATTCGGCGCTGATGTCGCAGGGCCTCGTCGAGAACATCGAGGCCTTCAAGGAACATCTGATTGTCGAGCGCAATCCGAACGATCCCAATCGGGTGGACGTGCTCTACACGCCGGATCTGGTCAACCAGTTGCGGATCTTCGCAGTCAACGCTCAGTTCCGCCTGCAGTATCCGCAGGCGGCCTGA
- a CDS encoding DUF2635 domain-containing protein: MFVKPADGLKILDPLRRDYLPAEGRTVTLDTYWRRRLADGDVVEATPDKPGKKA; encoded by the coding sequence ATGTTTGTGAAACCGGCCGATGGCCTGAAAATTCTCGATCCCCTCCGCCGCGATTATCTGCCGGCGGAGGGCCGCACCGTGACGCTCGACACCTATTGGCGCCGCCGCCTCGCCGACGGCGACGTGGTGGAAGCCACGCCGGACAAGCCCGGCAAGAAAGCCTGA
- a CDS encoding phage baseplate assembly protein has product MVKDALRDLIRRTRMSIGRAVLAAINDATGLQETQIRLMQDEVKGGVAHLQSYGLTVHPLPGAEGLVLFVGGNRDHGVAIKFDDRRYRIRNLAPGEVAVYTHENLQSGGHRIVLRKNQDLEVAIGRDINEEVGRDHNQTIGRDGAIEAGRYYVIEAGERIELVCGSSIIRLLPEKVQIIGDKVEVITDG; this is encoded by the coding sequence ATGGTGAAGGATGCCTTGCGCGATCTCATTCGCCGCACGCGGATGAGCATCGGCCGCGCGGTCCTGGCGGCGATCAATGACGCAACCGGCCTGCAAGAAACGCAGATCCGGCTGATGCAGGACGAGGTCAAGGGCGGCGTCGCTCACTTGCAGAGCTATGGTCTGACCGTCCACCCGTTGCCGGGTGCGGAAGGTCTGGTGCTCTTCGTCGGCGGCAACCGTGATCATGGCGTTGCAATCAAGTTCGACGATCGGCGCTATCGCATCCGCAACCTGGCCCCTGGCGAGGTCGCGGTTTACACGCATGAGAACCTGCAGTCGGGCGGGCATCGCATTGTCCTCCGCAAGAATCAGGATCTCGAAGTGGCGATCGGCCGCGACATCAACGAGGAAGTCGGCCGTGACCATAACCAAACGATCGGCCGGGACGGCGCAATCGAAGCGGGCCGCTATTACGTGATCGAGGCAGGGGAGCGGATCGAGCTCGTCTGCGGGTCTTCGATTATCCGGCTGCTGCCTGAGAAGGTGCAGATCATCGGCGATAAGGTAGAGGTGATTACCGATGGCTGA
- a CDS encoding phage tail tape measure protein: protein MSDENDIPVNAIVQVVDRVTAPIQKIQDRIKKITKPVEDVNKAMGRLGKVGDLTRLTGGFQGVIRSVGNLRSHVVGLLGPLAAIGAGASIAGLANIVKSYADYGGQIDDMSQRIGVNVQAIQEWMYAAKLAGVEEGELEQSIKKFNKTIADASSAQSKSGAALFRKLGISVKDANGRLKTAEQLLPEVADGIARIQDPAVRTAALMEFFGRSGANLGPLFKDGAAGIAAASKEAKELGKVLTDEQIAAAAEFGDELDRLSTAATGLGHGIAAALMPTLLPLIQKLTAWIKANREVIASKISAFIDRFAGALAKVNWTAFGQGIEKVLGFIGRFVDLIGGWENAIIGVIAVMNGGLIAALAGVVSSFAKLGVVLLTNPLGLIITAAAAAGVAAYMLITHWDEVVAFFKEVGAWIYGYVEEPFTRVFNNVKDLVGSVADWIMEKIGWLTDGIGKVVDLASQAGSIASGLGNKITGFGSDIANGLGNLMPDFSGGNMALAGAAAGGGAAYSPRLPLAQMAPTGQVDVRVDFRNVPAGTEVKAKSGGAAVGEMEVGRSRRNTL from the coding sequence ATGTCTGACGAGAACGACATTCCGGTAAATGCCATTGTGCAGGTTGTCGACCGGGTGACGGCGCCGATCCAGAAGATTCAGGATCGGATCAAGAAAATCACCAAGCCGGTCGAGGATGTGAACAAGGCGATGGGCCGGCTTGGTAAGGTCGGCGATCTGACCCGCCTCACTGGCGGATTTCAGGGAGTCATCCGCTCGGTCGGCAATCTGCGCAGCCATGTCGTCGGGTTGCTCGGCCCGCTGGCGGCGATCGGCGCGGGTGCCAGCATCGCCGGTCTGGCGAACATCGTGAAGTCCTATGCCGACTATGGCGGGCAGATCGATGACATGTCGCAGCGTATCGGCGTGAACGTCCAGGCCATCCAAGAATGGATGTACGCGGCGAAGCTCGCGGGCGTCGAGGAAGGTGAGCTGGAGCAAAGCATCAAGAAGTTCAACAAGACGATTGCGGACGCGTCGTCTGCTCAGAGCAAGAGTGGTGCGGCGCTGTTCCGAAAACTCGGAATCAGCGTGAAGGATGCGAATGGTCGGTTAAAGACGGCCGAGCAATTGCTGCCGGAAGTGGCCGATGGGATTGCTCGAATTCAAGACCCGGCGGTTCGAACGGCGGCATTGATGGAGTTCTTTGGCCGCAGCGGCGCGAACCTTGGGCCGCTCTTCAAGGACGGCGCGGCGGGTATCGCGGCGGCGTCGAAGGAAGCGAAAGAGCTCGGCAAGGTTTTGACTGACGAGCAGATTGCCGCTGCCGCTGAATTTGGCGACGAGCTCGATCGATTGAGCACGGCGGCAACGGGGCTGGGGCATGGGATCGCGGCGGCGTTAATGCCGACGCTTCTACCGCTCATTCAGAAGCTGACTGCGTGGATCAAAGCGAACCGCGAAGTCATCGCTTCCAAGATCAGCGCCTTCATCGATCGGTTTGCCGGCGCCCTGGCGAAGGTCAACTGGACGGCTTTTGGACAGGGTATCGAGAAGGTTCTCGGCTTCATTGGCCGCTTTGTTGATCTGATCGGTGGGTGGGAGAATGCCATTATCGGCGTTATTGCCGTGATGAATGGCGGCCTCATTGCCGCCCTGGCGGGTGTCGTCTCGTCGTTTGCCAAGCTTGGCGTGGTACTGCTTACGAACCCGTTGGGCCTCATCATCACGGCCGCTGCCGCCGCTGGCGTTGCTGCCTACATGCTCATCACGCATTGGGATGAGGTTGTCGCCTTCTTCAAGGAAGTCGGCGCCTGGATCTATGGCTATGTCGAGGAGCCTTTCACGAGGGTCTTCAACAACGTGAAGGATCTCGTCGGGAGCGTTGCCGATTGGATCATGGAAAAGATCGGATGGCTCACCGACGGCATCGGCAAGGTTGTCGATCTGGCGAGCCAGGCCGGCAGCATTGCTTCGGGTCTCGGCAACAAGATCACGGGCTTTGGCAGTGACATTGCCAATGGCCTCGGCAATCTGATGCCGGATTTCAGCGGCGGCAACATGGCCCTGGCGGGGGCTGCGGCGGGTGGCGGTGCGGCTTATTCGCCGCGTCTGCCCTTGGCGCAGATGGCTCCGACCGGGCAGGTCGACGTTCGCGTCGACTTCCGCAATGTGCCGGCGGGCACTGAGGTCAAGGCAAAGAGCGGCGGGGCGGCGGTTGGCGAAATGGAAGTCGGCCGATCGCGGCGCAACACGCTTTGA
- a CDS encoding phage tail protein, producing the protein MSIGIKVQIDFSAFSEALDALGDKHFRAAGMIAVNDTLRQANKAAVSAIAKAGSIKVADVRKRLRAIKATRENLTGILRASKYALPLVAFSARQVKAGVTAREWGQRRTYKGAFIATMKTGHRGVFKRVGDDRLPIRQLWGPGVGHVMRAPDVRADLEALIRERLPINLKRQIERRLRVISGKAKLSAASQRKLR; encoded by the coding sequence ATGTCAATCGGGATCAAGGTCCAGATAGATTTCTCGGCATTTTCCGAGGCGCTCGATGCTCTCGGCGACAAGCACTTTCGAGCTGCCGGCATGATTGCCGTCAACGATACCTTGCGCCAGGCGAACAAGGCCGCGGTCAGCGCAATTGCAAAAGCCGGGAGCATCAAGGTTGCTGACGTCCGGAAACGGCTTCGAGCGATCAAGGCCACTCGCGAGAATCTCACCGGCATATTGCGTGCGTCAAAGTATGCCCTCCCACTGGTCGCCTTCAGCGCGCGACAGGTGAAGGCTGGTGTGACTGCTCGCGAATGGGGGCAGCGGAGAACTTACAAGGGCGCGTTTATCGCCACCATGAAGACAGGGCATCGCGGTGTCTTCAAGCGTGTGGGGGATGATCGGCTTCCAATTCGGCAGCTTTGGGGGCCGGGGGTTGGCCACGTTATGAGGGCGCCGGACGTTCGTGCAGATCTCGAGGCTTTGATCCGCGAGCGCCTGCCGATCAACCTGAAGCGACAGATCGAACGGCGCCTAAGAGTAATCAGCGGCAAGGCAAAACTGTCAGCAGCGTCGCAGCGGAAATTGAGGTGA
- a CDS encoding major capsid protein, producing MDIYSTGVLTRVVSNLILPQSFFLDRYFGEEMRSDTAEISFDIDTRKRRLAPFVSPLVQGKVVAGPGFQTSTFKPAYVKDKRMLDPMKPVKRALGEAIGGTMSAAQREEANLAINMEDQIQMLVRRQEHMAIDALLDGITVVSGEGYAPVSVNFGRHADLSVALLTTARWGESGVSPADDVESGPSSLASTAAPP from the coding sequence ATGGACATCTACAGCACTGGCGTGCTGACCCGCGTCGTCAGCAACCTCATCCTGCCGCAGAGCTTTTTCCTCGATCGATACTTCGGTGAGGAAATGCGCTCGGATACGGCCGAGATCAGCTTCGATATCGACACCCGCAAGCGTCGGCTGGCGCCCTTCGTGTCGCCGCTCGTCCAGGGCAAGGTTGTGGCCGGTCCCGGCTTCCAGACCAGCACCTTCAAGCCGGCGTATGTGAAGGACAAGCGCATGCTTGATCCGATGAAGCCGGTGAAGCGTGCCCTCGGCGAGGCGATCGGTGGCACCATGAGCGCGGCGCAGCGCGAGGAAGCGAACCTCGCCATCAATATGGAAGACCAGATCCAGATGCTGGTCCGCCGTCAGGAGCACATGGCGATTGATGCCCTTCTCGACGGCATCACCGTCGTTTCCGGCGAGGGCTACGCGCCCGTGTCGGTCAATTTCGGCCGTCATGCGGATCTCAGCGTGGCGCTTCTGACCACGGCGCGCTGGGGTGAATCCGGCGTATCGCCGGCCGACGATGTCGAAAGTGGGCCGAGCTCGTTGGCAAGCACAGCGGCGCCACCCTGA
- a CDS encoding major capsid protein, with amino-acid sequence MARAPSSSALSRGVGATYKGKYGSLALYVYVDWYVDDNDVLQPMLPDYSVIMGSPHVDGVRHYGAIMDPALGYQALPYAPKSWIDNDPPVRWLMLQSAPLPVPYRVNASFRATVR; translated from the coding sequence GTGGCCAGAGCACCATCGAGCTCGGCGCTGAGCCGGGGCGTCGGCGCGACGTACAAGGGCAAATACGGCAGCCTGGCCCTCTACGTCTATGTCGACTGGTATGTCGATGACAACGACGTGCTGCAGCCGATGCTGCCGGATTACTCGGTCATCATGGGTAGCCCGCATGTCGACGGCGTCCGTCACTACGGCGCGATCATGGACCCGGCCCTGGGCTATCAGGCGCTCCCCTATGCGCCGAAGTCCTGGATCGACAACGATCCGCCGGTGCGCTGGCTTATGTTGCAGTCGGCGCCGCTGCCGGTGCCGTACCGCGTCAACGCCTCGTTCCGCGCCACCGTGCGCTAA
- a CDS encoding phage GP46 family protein has protein sequence MVDFSHTWSAAALSGDWLLEPPGPSAEADLRTAVIISLMTDRLALVDDRLPDEATTRRGWWADTGGPGLEVGNIGSRLWLLCREKRTENVRRRAIEYSREALRWLVEDGIAKSIEVEAEWNGIDRLDLLITLYRNDGEPIRQRLDWVWDQLNGLASPPA, from the coding sequence ATGGTCGATTTCTCGCATACTTGGTCCGCAGCGGCGCTGTCGGGCGATTGGCTGCTGGAGCCGCCGGGTCCGTCGGCCGAGGCGGATCTGCGCACGGCGGTCATTATCTCGCTCATGACCGATCGTCTGGCGCTGGTCGATGATCGCCTCCCGGATGAGGCGACGACACGGCGCGGTTGGTGGGCCGATACGGGGGGGCCGGGCCTGGAAGTTGGCAACATCGGCTCGCGGCTCTGGTTGCTCTGCCGGGAAAAGCGCACTGAGAACGTGCGGCGCCGGGCGATCGAGTATTCGCGGGAAGCCCTGCGATGGCTGGTCGAGGACGGCATCGCCAAGTCGATCGAGGTTGAGGCCGAATGGAACGGCATCGATCGCCTCGACCTCCTCATCACGCTCTACCGCAACGACGGCGAGCCGATCCGGCAGCGCCTCGATTGGGTTTGGGATCAATTGAACGGGCTTGCAAGCCCGCCCGCCTGA
- a CDS encoding phage tail tube protein: protein MSSNRVAGVAFIKVDGEQYALRGNLTVNIDAFTRTGVAGQDGVHGYTEAPQVPFISGDISDSAGLPLQDIAKITDSTVVAELANGKSYILRNAWAAESRELNAAEGTISVRFEGMQGEEIKP from the coding sequence ATGAGCAGCAATCGCGTTGCCGGCGTCGCCTTTATCAAGGTCGACGGCGAGCAATATGCCCTGCGCGGCAACCTGACCGTCAACATCGATGCGTTCACGCGCACCGGTGTTGCCGGTCAGGACGGCGTGCATGGCTATACCGAGGCGCCGCAGGTGCCGTTCATTTCCGGCGACATCTCGGATTCCGCCGGCCTGCCGCTGCAGGACATCGCCAAGATTACGGACTCGACCGTGGTGGCAGAGCTTGCCAACGGCAAGTCATACATCCTGCGGAACGCCTGGGCGGCGGAATCGCGGGAGCTGAATGCCGCTGAGGGCACGATCAGCGTGCGCTTCGAAGGCATGCAGGGCGAGGAGATCAAGCCGTGA
- a CDS encoding S49 family peptidase — protein sequence MLLAIGRAYVQQQDTKPRMNYVGDGHVRQPLYEVTGRVAVIEIRGTLLTSYPWVGEPWATGYDVLRLQFAHAFADPDVDAIVMDVESGGGQASGCFELCEWIVAEKKKAEKPVVAICNDYAYSAACALTSCADTIFLPKLGGYGSIGVILVHFDYSKMLEEWGVKPTIMAAGKHKADGNFLEPLPDSVRDEWQAQIEDLRLIFCETVAANRTAAGINMTVDDCLATEARAYAGRLGTAEVLKLGLVDAILAPDAALAAVLDAVSKAAA from the coding sequence ATGCTGCTCGCGATCGGGCGGGCATATGTGCAGCAGCAGGATACCAAGCCGCGCATGAACTATGTCGGCGACGGCCATGTGCGGCAGCCACTGTACGAAGTCACCGGCCGCGTCGCGGTTATCGAAATTCGCGGCACGCTGCTGACCAGTTATCCGTGGGTCGGAGAACCGTGGGCAACGGGGTACGACGTTCTGCGCTTGCAGTTCGCTCATGCCTTCGCAGACCCAGATGTCGACGCCATCGTGATGGATGTCGAGAGCGGCGGCGGGCAGGCCTCCGGTTGTTTTGAGCTTTGTGAGTGGATCGTTGCGGAAAAGAAAAAGGCTGAGAAGCCGGTTGTCGCGATCTGCAATGACTACGCTTACAGCGCTGCCTGCGCTCTGACGAGCTGCGCCGATACCATCTTCTTGCCGAAGCTGGGCGGTTACGGATCGATCGGCGTGATCCTGGTGCACTTCGATTACTCGAAGATGCTGGAGGAGTGGGGTGTCAAGCCGACGATCATGGCGGCCGGCAAGCACAAGGCCGATGGCAATTTTCTCGAGCCGCTGCCCGACAGCGTGCGCGACGAGTGGCAGGCGCAGATCGAAGATCTCCGCCTGATCTTCTGCGAAACGGTGGCCGCCAATCGGACGGCCGCCGGTATCAACATGACGGTCGATGACTGTCTTGCGACCGAGGCCCGAGCCTATGCCGGCCGTCTCGGTACGGCCGAGGTTTTGAAGCTCGGCCTGGTGGACGCGATCCTCGCGCCTGACGCGGCTTTGGCGGCGGTGCTGGATGCGGTGAGTAAAGCCGCCGCGTGA
- a CDS encoding DNA circularization N-terminal domain-containing protein gives MAWRDELRPASFRGNAFFVGQAGGASGRRLAVHEYPQRDEPFAEDMGRSTRRFTLTGYVLGPDYMAARDALIRACEVAGPGPLVHPYRGEIQVSCESVRWTESQEEGGICRFELGFVEGAENRYPAAPVNTRGAVIDAASLSSEASMAGFARLYRWQGLQDFIVDTSAGGLRDFAASVAGLQQGAGAVSDGGLVTSLDDVARTIFGQADSIARSDGIPGQIGNALSLLRRVHADAATAMRGLATLRDFVVSSPEPIYLTSNREIEAQNATGLTNLVREIAVTEQARASANRTFASYQEAIGVRDSLVADLETVLVAAGNRGDDDAYRAVTGLQTAVTRDLTERGASLAHIVHPVVPSALPSLVAAHRFHVDVDREAEVIARNPGPHPAWMRERLEVLSR, from the coding sequence ATGGCCTGGCGTGATGAACTTCGGCCGGCAAGCTTCCGGGGAAATGCATTCTTCGTGGGGCAGGCCGGCGGTGCATCTGGCCGGCGCCTCGCCGTCCATGAATATCCGCAGCGGGACGAGCCCTTTGCGGAGGATATGGGCCGCTCCACGCGGCGCTTTACCCTGACCGGCTACGTGCTGGGGCCGGATTACATGGCCGCGCGGGATGCCCTTATTCGGGCCTGCGAGGTCGCAGGGCCTGGGCCATTGGTGCATCCCTATCGCGGCGAGATCCAGGTCTCTTGCGAGTCCGTGCGCTGGACCGAATCTCAGGAAGAGGGCGGCATCTGCCGCTTTGAGCTGGGCTTCGTCGAAGGCGCCGAGAACCGCTACCCCGCCGCGCCGGTCAATACGCGCGGAGCCGTCATCGATGCCGCCTCTCTCTCCTCGGAGGCGTCGATGGCCGGCTTCGCGCGGCTCTATCGCTGGCAGGGCTTGCAGGATTTCATCGTCGACACCTCTGCCGGTGGCTTGCGTGACTTCGCCGCTTCGGTGGCGGGGTTGCAGCAGGGTGCCGGCGCGGTGTCTGACGGCGGGCTGGTGACGTCGCTCGATGATGTCGCGCGCACGATCTTCGGCCAGGCTGACAGCATCGCTCGGTCGGACGGGATTCCCGGCCAGATCGGCAATGCGCTCTCGCTGCTGCGGCGCGTTCATGCCGACGCGGCGACGGCGATGCGCGGGCTGGCGACATTGCGGGATTTCGTCGTGTCGTCGCCGGAACCGATCTACCTGACCAGCAATCGGGAGATCGAGGCGCAGAACGCCACGGGACTGACGAACCTCGTTCGCGAGATCGCTGTAACCGAGCAGGCCAGGGCCAGTGCTAACCGGACCTTTGCTTCCTATCAGGAGGCGATCGGGGTGCGGGACAGCTTGGTTGCCGATCTGGAGACGGTGCTGGTAGCGGCCGGCAATCGCGGTGACGACGATGCCTATCGCGCTGTCACCGGCTTGCAGACGGCGGTGACGCGGGATCTGACCGAGCGCGGGGCCAGCCTCGCGCATATCGTCCATCCGGTTGTACCGAGCGCGTTGCCATCGCTGGTGGCGGCGCACCGGTTTCACGTCGATGTCGATCGTGAGGCCGAGGTTATCGCGCGGAACCCAGGCCCGCATCCGGCCTGGATGCGAGAGAGGCTCGAGGTTCTCTCCCGCTAG
- a CDS encoding PAAR domain-containing protein, giving the protein MAEHGVAVDALDYAGGVQLIQACENFTYNGHPVVALGDLVQGHGDPPHSPLPPMVQGTSWFTINGIPICRQGHIAICGHPTTGRPDFVVIE; this is encoded by the coding sequence ATGGCTGAGCATGGCGTTGCAGTGGACGCGCTGGATTATGCCGGCGGGGTGCAGCTCATCCAGGCCTGCGAGAACTTCACCTATAACGGCCATCCGGTTGTGGCTCTCGGGGATCTCGTCCAGGGCCACGGCGATCCACCGCACTCGCCGCTGCCGCCGATGGTGCAGGGGACGAGCTGGTTCACGATCAACGGCATTCCAATCTGCCGCCAGGGACACATTGCGATCTGCGGCCACCCGACCACAGGGCGGCCGGACTTCGTCGTGATCGAGTGA